The following proteins come from a genomic window of Rhodohalobacter sp. 614A:
- a CDS encoding DUF4835 family protein — protein MRFFFIFVLVGMILPVVSMAQEFDCEVTINDRQISGTSYDYLSELETDLENYINGHRWTNDRYQDHERIRCNFQIVLTGVDDNFNYTAEIALTMRRPIYNTNQESLALLFSDNNWRFYYPQNKNLVHDELQFDDLASFLDFYVYIMLGFDYDSFSALGGTSFYGEAQSVFELGQNSGSQGWGRSIGAQRNRYGLIMDINSPAYEDFRRAFYRYHRQGLDQFTTQPEEARNEVLAALELIQENKQLTNNNYLFDIFFSSKYTEIVAIFRDADADIRTQAYNILRDVDPAHTSEYEKLQS, from the coding sequence ATGCGATTTTTTTTCATTTTTGTACTTGTTGGAATGATTTTGCCGGTTGTTTCGATGGCACAGGAATTCGATTGTGAGGTGACTATCAACGACCGTCAGATCAGCGGTACCTCGTATGATTATTTGTCCGAATTGGAAACCGATCTTGAAAATTACATCAACGGACATCGATGGACGAACGACCGCTACCAGGATCATGAACGCATTCGCTGCAATTTTCAAATTGTGTTAACAGGCGTTGACGACAATTTTAACTATACGGCTGAAATTGCTCTTACAATGCGTCGGCCCATTTACAATACCAACCAGGAATCTCTGGCACTTCTTTTTAGTGATAACAACTGGCGGTTTTATTATCCGCAGAATAAAAACCTGGTTCATGACGAACTCCAGTTTGACGACCTTGCAAGTTTTCTGGATTTCTATGTGTATATCATGCTCGGGTTTGATTATGATAGTTTCTCAGCACTTGGCGGTACAAGTTTTTATGGCGAAGCCCAATCTGTTTTTGAACTCGGGCAGAACTCGGGATCGCAAGGCTGGGGGAGATCTATCGGGGCACAGAGAAATCGGTACGGATTGATTATGGATATCAACAGTCCGGCGTACGAAGATTTCAGACGGGCGTTTTACCGTTATCACCGGCAGGGGTTAGATCAGTTTACCACGCAGCCGGAGGAGGCAAGAAATGAAGTTTTAGCCGCACTTGAACTCATACAGGAAAACAAACAGCTGACCAACAATAACTACCTTTTCGATATTTTCTTCAGCTCCAAGTACACAGAAATCGTGGCTATTTTCCGGGATGCCGATGCCGACATTCGAACCCAGGCATACAACATATTGAGAGATGTCGATCCTGCGCACACATCCGAATACGAAAAGCTTCAATCGTGA
- the rfbD gene encoding dTDP-4-dehydrorhamnose reductase: MMKFLVTGSAGQLGREWVHFLQEKGLPFEAFNSSELDITDPNVVAEKITQVQPNVLINCAAYTKVDGAESESEKAFLVNEKGVKNLADICESTGVKLVHFSTDYVFSGSDEDRANYPEGYPEEADTNPINSYGKSKEAGEKVLRESGCDWLLIRVSWLCGRYGSNFAKTMLRLGAERDELSVIDDQIGCPSFAFDVVEKTHQLLKLEKTGIYHLSCKGKISWADFAEEIFKQSGLKVALTRISSEEYPFVAERPRFTLLSNQKAEKTGLHTLAWEKGLRQLLEQVEENRS; this comes from the coding sequence ATGATGAAGTTTTTGGTCACCGGCTCTGCGGGGCAACTTGGCCGTGAGTGGGTCCATTTTTTACAAGAAAAAGGACTGCCATTTGAAGCGTTTAATTCCAGTGAGTTAGACATTACCGATCCCAATGTTGTTGCCGAAAAAATCACACAAGTTCAGCCCAATGTTCTCATAAACTGTGCTGCTTATACAAAGGTGGATGGCGCAGAATCTGAATCGGAAAAAGCTTTTCTGGTAAACGAAAAGGGAGTAAAAAATCTGGCAGATATTTGTGAATCAACAGGTGTAAAACTGGTTCATTTTAGTACCGATTATGTCTTTTCCGGGAGTGATGAAGACCGTGCCAATTATCCTGAAGGATATCCAGAAGAGGCCGATACCAATCCAATCAACAGCTATGGAAAATCGAAAGAAGCCGGCGAGAAGGTTTTGAGGGAATCAGGCTGCGATTGGTTACTGATTCGCGTTTCCTGGTTGTGCGGCCGATACGGTTCAAACTTTGCAAAAACCATGCTTCGGCTTGGAGCGGAACGGGATGAGCTAAGTGTTATTGATGATCAGATCGGCTGCCCTTCCTTCGCTTTTGATGTTGTGGAGAAAACCCATCAACTTTTGAAGTTGGAGAAGACGGGTATTTATCACCTGAGTTGTAAAGGAAAAATTAGCTGGGCTGATTTTGCAGAAGAGATTTTTAAACAAAGCGGACTGAAAGTAGCTTTAACCAGAATTTCATCGGAAGAATATCCGTTTGTAGCAGAAAGGCCACGATTTACATTACTCTCAAACCAG
- a CDS encoding sugar phosphate nucleotidyltransferase, producing MKGIVLAGGTGSRLYPLTKVTNKHLLPVGNKPMIYYPIEKLTGIGIEEILIVTGTEHMGDVVNLLGSGKDFGCRFTYKVQDEAGGIAQALGLAENFCGDEPMTVILGDNIFEAGLSKARENFDGTGSQILIQKVEDPERFGVAELEGDRIVGIEEKPKDPKSEYAVTGIYMYDSQVFDLIKNLKPSKRGELEITDVNNHYIENGTMKYSILDGWWTDAGTPESYKVANNLAHKLIG from the coding sequence ATGAAAGGAATTGTTTTAGCCGGAGGAACAGGATCACGGTTATATCCGCTAACAAAAGTCACGAACAAACATTTACTTCCAGTCGGTAATAAGCCGATGATCTACTATCCTATTGAGAAATTAACCGGAATCGGAATCGAAGAAATTCTCATCGTAACGGGAACCGAGCACATGGGAGATGTGGTAAATCTTCTTGGTTCAGGGAAGGATTTCGGTTGCAGGTTTACCTACAAAGTTCAGGATGAAGCCGGCGGAATTGCACAGGCACTTGGCCTGGCGGAAAACTTCTGCGGTGATGAGCCGATGACCGTTATTCTTGGCGATAACATTTTTGAAGCGGGTCTTTCCAAAGCCAGGGAGAATTTTGACGGAACAGGCTCTCAGATTCTTATCCAGAAAGTGGAAGATCCCGAACGATTTGGCGTAGCAGAACTGGAGGGCGACCGGATTGTGGGAATTGAAGAGAAGCCAAAAGATCCAAAATCGGAATATGCCGTAACCGGGATCTACATGTACGATTCGCAAGTTTTTGATTTGATTAAAAACCTGAAACCATCGAAACGCGGCGAGCTTGAAATTACGGACGTCAATAACCACTATATTGAAAACGGCACTATGAAATACTCTATTCTTGACGGATGGTGGACGGACGCCGGAACGCCGGAATCGTACAAGGTAGCAAACAACCTTGCCCACAAATTAATCGGATGA